A single genomic interval of Pan paniscus chromosome 18, NHGRI_mPanPan1-v2.0_pri, whole genome shotgun sequence harbors:
- the ZNF646 gene encoding zinc finger protein 646 isoform X2, whose product MEDTPPSLSCSDCQRHFPSLPELSRHRELLHPSPNQDSEEADSIPRPYRCQQCGRGYRHPGSLVNHRRTHETGLFPCTTCGKDFSNPMALKSHMRTHAPEGRRRHRPPRPKEATPRLQGETVSTDSWGQRLGSSEGWENQTKHTEETPDCESVPDPRAASGTWEDLPTRQREGLASHPGPEDGADGWGPSTNSARAPPLPIPASSLLSNLEQYLAESVVNFTGGQEPTQSPPAEEERRYKCSQCGKTYKHAGSLTNHRQSHTLGIYPCAICFKEFSNLMALKNHSRLHAQYRPYHCPHCPRVFRLPRELLEHQQSHEGERQEPHWEEKGMPTTNGHTDESSQDQLPSAQMLNGSAELSTSGELEDSGLEEYRPFRCGDCGRTYRHAGSLINHRKSHQTGVYPCSLCSKQLFNAAALKNHVRAHHRPRQGVGENGQPSVPPAPLLLAETTHKEEEDPTTTLDHRPYKCSECGRAYRHRGSLVNHRHSHRTGEYQCSLCPRKYPNLMALRNHVRVHCKAARRSADIGAEGAPSHLKVELPPDPVEAEAAPHTDQDHVCKHEEEATDITPAADKTAAHICSICGLLFEDPESLERHGLTHGAGEKENSRTETTMSPPRAFACRDCGKSYRHSGSLINHRQTHQTGDFSCGACAKHFHTMAAMKNHLRRHSRRRSRRHRKRAGGASGGREAKLLAAESWTRELEDNEGLESPQDPSGESPHGAEGNLESDGDCLQAESEGDKCGLERDETHFQGDKESGGTGEGLERKDASLLDNLDIPGEEGGGTHFCDSLTGVDEDQKPATGQPNSSSHSANAVTGWQAGAAHTCSDCGHSFPHATGLLSHRPCHPPGIYQCSLCPKEFDSLPALRSHFQNHRPGEVTSAQPFLCCLCGMIFPGRAGYRLHRRQAHSSSGMTEGSEEEGEEEGVAEAAPARSPPLQLSEAELLNQLQREVEALDSAGYGHICGCCGQTYDDLGSLERHHQSQSSGTTADKAPSPLGVAGDAMEMVVDSVLEDIVNSVSGEGGDAKSQEGAGTPLGDSLCIQGGESLLEAQPRPFRCNQCGKTYRHGGSLVNHRKIHQTGDFLCPVCSRCYPNLAAYRNHLRNHPRCKGSEPQVGPIPEAAGSSEPQVGPIPEGGSNKPQHMAEEGPGQAEVEKLQEELKVEPLEEVARVKEEVWEETAVKGEEIEPRLETAEKGCQTEASSERPFSCEVCGRSYKHAGSLINHRQSHQTGHFGCQACSKGFSNLMSLKNHRRIHADPRRFRCSECGKAFRLRKQLASHQRVHMERRGGGGTRKATREDRPFRCGQCGRTYRHAGSLLNHRRSHETGQYSCPTCPKTYSNRMALKDHQRLHSENRRRRAGRSRRTAVRCALCGRSFPGRGSLERHLREHEETEREPANGQGGLDGTAASEANLAGSQGLETQLGGAEPVPHLEDGVPRPGERSQSPIRAASSEAPEPLSWGAGKAGGWPVGGGLGNHSGGWVPQFLTRSEEPEDSVHRSPCHASDCQLNGPTLSHMDSWDNRDNSSQLQPGSHSSSCSQCGKTYCQSGSLLNHNTHKTDRHYCLLCSKEFLNPVATKSHSHNHIDAQTFACPDCGKAFESHQELASHLQAHARGHSQVPAQMEEARDPKAGTGEDQVVLPGQGKAREAPSETPRDPGESVERARGGQAVTSMAAEDKERPFRCTQCGRSYRHAGSLLNHQKAHTTGLYPCSLCPKLLPNLLSLKNHSRTHTDPKRHCCSICGKAFRTAARLEGHGRVHAPREGPFTCPHCPRHFRRRISFVQHQQQHQEEWTVAGSGRGHEGSQEEEPQWHQ is encoded by the exons ATCGTCGGACCCACGAGACTGGCCTTTTCCCCTGTACCACCTGTGGCAAGGACTTCTCCAATCCCATGGCTCTCAAGAGCCATATGAGGACACATGCTCCTGAGGGCCGCCGCAGGCACAGGCCCCCACGCCCCAAGGAAGCCACTCCACGCCTCCAGGGTGAGACGGTGTCCACTGACTCCTGGGGCCAAAGGCTTGGCTCTAGTGAAGGCTGGGAAAACCAGACAAAACATACAGAAGAGACACCTGACTGTGAATCTGTACCTGACCCCAGGGCAGCTTCGGGTACGTGGGAAGATCTGCCCACCAGACAAAGAGAAGGCTTGGCAAGCCACCCAGGTCCTGAGGATGGTGCAGACGGCTGGGGACCCTCCACTAACTCTGCCAGAGCCCCTCCTCTCCCCATCCCAGCCAGCAGCCTTCTTAGCAACTTGGAACAGTATCTGGCTGAATCAGTAGTGAACTTCACAGGGGGCCAGGAGCCCACCCAGTCCCCTCCTGCTGAGGAGGAGCGGCGGTACAAATGTAGTCAGTGTGGCAAGACCTACAAGCACGCCGGGAGCCTCACCAACCACCGCCAGAGCCACACGCTGGGCATCTACCCCTGTGCCATCTGTTTCAAGGAGTTCTCTAACCTCATGGCTCTGAAGAACCACTCTCGACTGCATGCCCAGTATCGGCCTTACCACTGTCCCCACTGCCCCCGTGTCTTCCGGCTCCCCCGGGAGCTGCTGGAACACCAGCAGTCCCATGAGGGTGAAAGGCAGGAGCCACACTGGGAGGAGAAAGGGATGCCCACCACCAATGGGCACACAGATGAGAGCAGCCAGGACCAGCTCCCCAGTGCACAGATGCTGAATGGCTCTGCGGAGCTCAGCACCTCTGGGgagctggaggacagtggcctggAGGAATACCGGCCTTTCCGCTGTGGGGACTGTGGCCGTACTTACCGCCATGCTGGGAGCCTCATCAACCATCGAAAGAGCCACCAGACAGGTGTCTACCCCTGCTCACTCTGTTCTAAGCAGCTGTTCAATGCGGCTGCCCTCAAAAACCATGTGCGGGCTCATCACAGGCCCAGGCAAGGAGTTGGGGAAAATGGGCAGCCATCAGTCCCACCAGCTCCCCTGCTGCTGGCTGAGACCACCCACAAAGAGGAAGAGGACCCCACCACCACCCTGGACCATCGGCCCTATAAGTGCAGTGAGTGTGGTCGTGCTTACCGCCACCGGGGGAGCCTGGTGAACCATCGCCACAGCCATCGGACTGGAGAGTACCAGTGCTCACTCTGTCCCCGCAAGTACCCCAATCTCATGGCCCTGCGCAACCACGTGCGGGTACATTGCAAGGCTGCTCGCCGAAGTGCAGACATCGGGGCTGAGGGTGCCCCCAGCCACCTCAAGGTAGAACTCCCGCCTGACCcagtggaggcagaggcagccccGCACACAGATCAGGACCATGTGTGCAAACATGAAGAAGAGGCCACGGACATCACCCCAGCAGCAGACAAGACAGCAGCACATATCTGTAGCATCTGTGGGCTGCTCTTTGAAGACCCTGAGAGCCTTGAACGTCATGGCCTGACTCATGGGGCAGGGGAAAAGGAAAATAGCAGAACAGAGACCACAATGTCACCTCCTAGGGCCTTTGCCTGCCGAGACTGTGGAAAGAGCTATCGCCACTCAGGCAGCCTTATCAACCACAGGCAGACCCACCAGACAGGAGACTTCAGTTGTGGGGCCTGTGCCAAGCACTTCCACACCATGGCTGCCATGAAGAACCACTTGCGCCGGCACAGTCGGCGGCGGAGCAGGCGGCATCGGAAGCGGGCTGGCGGTGCCAGCGGTGGGAGAGAAGCCAAACTCCTGGCAGCGGAGAGCTGGACCCGGGAGCTAGAAGACAATGAAGGCCTGGAGTCTCCCCAAGACCCTTCAGGGGAAAGTCCTCATGGGGCTGAAGGCAACCTGGAAAGTGATGGGGACTGTTTGCAGGCTGAATCTGAAGGGGACAAATGTGGGCTTGAGAGGGATGAGACCCATTTCCAGGGTGATAAAGAGAGTGGAGGCACTGGGGAAGGACTGGAAAGGAAGGATGCCAGTTTACTTGACAACTTGGACATCCCAGGTGAGGAAGGTGGTGGCACTCACTTCTGCGATAGCCTCACTGGGGTGGATGAAGACCAGAAGCCAGCCACTGGCCAACCCAACTCCTCTTCCCACTCTGCCAATGCTGTCACTGGCTGGCAGGCTGGGGCCGCTCACACATGCTCTGACTGTGGGCATTCTTTCCCCCATGCCACTGGCCTGCTGAGCCACAGGCCCTGCCACCCACCAGGCATCTATCAGTGCTCCCTCTGCCCGAAGGAGTTTGACTCTCTGCCTGCCCTCCGCAGCCACTTCCAGAACCATAGGCCTGGGGAGGTGACCTCAGCACAGCCTTTCCTCTGCTGCCTCTGCGGCATGATCTTCCCTGGGCGGGCTGGCTACAGGCTTCACCGGCGCCAGGCCCACAGCTCCTCTGGCATGACTGAGGGctcagaggaggagggggaagaggaaggagtGGCAGAGGCAGCCCCTGCACGCAGTCCACCACTGCAGCTCTCGGAAGCAGAGCTGCTGAATCAGCTGCAGCGGGAGGTGGAAGCGCTGGACAGTGCAGGGTATGGTCACATCTGTGGCTGCTGTGGTCAGACCTACGATGACCTGGGGAGCCTGGAGCGTCACCACCAAAGTCAGAGTTCTGGGACTACTGCAGACAAGGCTCCCAGCCCCTTGGGAGTGGCAGGTGATGCCATGGAGATGGTCGTGGACAGTGTCTTGGAGGACATAGTGAATTCTGTCTCTGGAGAGGGTGGAGATGCCAAGTCTCAAGAGGGAGCAGGCACCCCCTTGGGAGACAGCCTCTGCATCCAGGGTGGGGAAAGTTTGCTAGAGGCTCAGCCCCGCCCCTTCCGCTGCAACCAGTGTGGCAAGACCTATCGCCATGGGGGCAGCCTGGTGAACCACCGCAAGATCCACCAGACTGGAGACTTTCTCTGCCCTGTCTGCTCCCGCTGCTACCCCAACCTGGCTGCCTACCGTAATCATCTGCGGAACCACCCTCGCTGCAAAGGCTCTGAGCCCCAGGTTGGGCCCATCCCAGAGGCAGCAGGTAGCAGTGAGCCGCAGGTTGGGCCCATCCCAGAAGGAGGCAGCAACAAGCCCCAGCACATGGCAGAGGAGGGGCCGGGGCAAGCAGAAGTCGAGAAGCTCCAGGAAGAACTTAAAGTGGAGCCCCTGGAGGAAGTGGCCAGGGTGAAAGAAGAGGTGTGGGAGGAGACCGCTGTGAAGGGGGAGGAGATAGAGCCCAGGCTGGAGACGGCCGAGAAGGGCTGCCAGACTGAAGCCAGCTCTGAGCGGCCCTTCAGCTGCGAGGTGTGTGGCCGATCCTACAAGCACGCCGGCAGCCTCATCAACCACCGGCAGAGCCACCAGACCGGCCACTTTGGCTGTCAGGCTTGCTCCAAGGGCTTCTCAAACCTCATGTCCCTCAAGAACCACCGGCGCATCCATGCAGATCCCCGACGTTTCCGCTGCAGCGAGTGTGGGAAGGCCTTCCGCCTGCGGAAACAGCTGGCCAGCCACCAGCGGGTCCACATGGAAcggcgtgggggtgggggcacCCGAAAGGCGACTCGGGAAGATAGGCCCTTCCGCTGTGGGCAGTGCGGGCGGACCTATCGCCACGCCGGCAGCCTCCTGAACCACCGGCGCAGCCACGAGACGGGCCAGTACAGCTGCCCCACCTGCCCCAAGACCTACTCCAACCGCATGGCCCTGAAGGACCACCAGAGGCTGCACTCAGAGAATCGGCGGCGACGGGCTGGACGGTCCAGGCGCACAGCTGTGCGTTGCGCCCTCTGTGGCCGCAGCTTCCCTGGCCGGGGATCTTTGGAGCGGCACCTGCGGGAGCATGAGGAGACAGAAAGGGAGCCAGCCAATGGCCAGGGAGGCCTGGATGGCACAGCGGCCAGTGAGGCGAACCTGGCTGGCAGCCAGGGACTAGAGACCCAATTGGGTGGTGCTGAGCCAGTACCCCACTTGGAGGATGGAGTCCCAAGGCCAGGGGAGCGCAGTCAGAGCCCCATCAGGGCAGCAAGCTCAGAAGCCCCAGAGCCACTGTCCTGGGGTGCAGGGAAGGCAGGTGGGTGGCCGGTAGGTGGGGGACTGGGGAATCATAGTGGAGGCTGGGTTCCTCAGTTCCTAACTAGGTCAGAGGAGCCAGAGGACAGTGTCCACAGGAGTCCTTGCCACGCTAGTGACTGCCAGCTCAATGGACCTACTCTGAGTCACATggatagctgggacaacagagaCAACAGCTCTCAGCTGCAGCCAGGGAGCCACTCCTCCTCTTGCAGCCAGTGTGGCAAGACTTACTGCCAGTCGGGCAGCCTCTTGAACCACAACACCCACAAGACAGACCGACACTATTGCCTGCTCTGCTCCAAGGAGTTCTTAAATCCTGTGGCCACAAAGAGCCACAGCCACAACCACATAGACGCCCAGACCTTTGCCTGTCCTGACTGTGGCAAAGCCTTTGAGTCCCACCAGGAACTGGCCAGCCACCTGCAGGCTCATGCCCGGGGCCACAGCCAGGTGCCAGCCCAGATGGAGGAGGCCAGAGATCCCAAAGCCGGGACTGGGGAGGACCAGGTGGTTCTCCCTGGTCAAGGGAAAGCCCGGGAGGCCCCATCAGAAACCCCCAGAGACCCAGGAGAGAGTGTGGAGAGAGCCAGGGGAGGACAAGCGGTGACGTCCATGGCGGCTGAGGACAAGGAGCGGCCCTTCCGCTGCACCCAGTGCGGGCGCTCCTACCGCCATGCTGGCAGCCTGCTGAACCACCAGAAGGCCCACACCACAGGGTTGTACCCGTGCTCCCTCTGTCCCAAACTTCTCCCTAACCTGCTGTCTCTTAAGAACCACAGCAGGACCCACACGGACCCCAAGCGCCACTGCTGCAGCATCTGTGGCAAGGCCTTTCGGACAGCTGCCCGGCTGGAGGGCCACGGGCGGGTCCATGCACCCCGGGAGGGGCCTTTCACCTGCCCCCATTGTCCCCGCCACTTCCGCCGCCGAATCAGCTTCGTGCAGCACCAGCAGCAGCACCAGGAGGAGTGGACGGTGGCCGGCTCCGGTAGGGGGCATGAAGGGTCCCAGGAGGAG gAGCCCCAGTGGCACCAGTGA
- the ZNF646 gene encoding zinc finger protein 646 isoform X1, producing MEDTPPSLSCSDCQRHFPSLPELSRHRELLHPSPNQDSEEADSIPRPYRCQQCGRGYRHPGSLVNHRRTHETGLFPCTTCGKDFSNPMALKSHMRTHAPEGRRRHRPPRPKEATPRLQGETVSTDSWGQRLGSSEGWENQTKHTEETPDCESVPDPRAASGTWEDLPTRQREGLASHPGPEDGADGWGPSTNSARAPPLPIPASSLLSNLEQYLAESVVNFTGGQEPTQSPPAEEERRYKCSQCGKTYKHAGSLTNHRQSHTLGIYPCAICFKEFSNLMALKNHSRLHAQYRPYHCPHCPRVFRLPRELLEHQQSHEGERQEPHWEEKGMPTTNGHTDESSQDQLPSAQMLNGSAELSTSGELEDSGLEEYRPFRCGDCGRTYRHAGSLINHRKSHQTGVYPCSLCSKQLFNAAALKNHVRAHHRPRQGVGENGQPSVPPAPLLLAETTHKEEEDPTTTLDHRPYKCSECGRAYRHRGSLVNHRHSHRTGEYQCSLCPRKYPNLMALRNHVRVHCKAARRSADIGAEGAPSHLKVELPPDPVEAEAAPHTDQDHVCKHEEEATDITPAADKTAAHICSICGLLFEDPESLERHGLTHGAGEKENSRTETTMSPPRAFACRDCGKSYRHSGSLINHRQTHQTGDFSCGACAKHFHTMAAMKNHLRRHSRRRSRRHRKRAGGASGGREAKLLAAESWTRELEDNEGLESPQDPSGESPHGAEGNLESDGDCLQAESEGDKCGLERDETHFQGDKESGGTGEGLERKDASLLDNLDIPGEEGGGTHFCDSLTGVDEDQKPATGQPNSSSHSANAVTGWQAGAAHTCSDCGHSFPHATGLLSHRPCHPPGIYQCSLCPKEFDSLPALRSHFQNHRPGEVTSAQPFLCCLCGMIFPGRAGYRLHRRQAHSSSGMTEGSEEEGEEEGVAEAAPARSPPLQLSEAELLNQLQREVEALDSAGYGHICGCCGQTYDDLGSLERHHQSQSSGTTADKAPSPLGVAGDAMEMVVDSVLEDIVNSVSGEGGDAKSQEGAGTPLGDSLCIQGGESLLEAQPRPFRCNQCGKTYRHGGSLVNHRKIHQTGDFLCPVCSRCYPNLAAYRNHLRNHPRCKGSEPQVGPIPEAAGSSEPQVGPIPEGGSNKPQHMAEEGPGQAEVEKLQEELKVEPLEEVARVKEEVWEETAVKGEEIEPRLETAEKGCQTEASSERPFSCEVCGRSYKHAGSLINHRQSHQTGHFGCQACSKGFSNLMSLKNHRRIHADPRRFRCSECGKAFRLRKQLASHQRVHMERRGGGGTRKATREDRPFRCGQCGRTYRHAGSLLNHRRSHETGQYSCPTCPKTYSNRMALKDHQRLHSENRRRRAGRSRRTAVRCALCGRSFPGRGSLERHLREHEETEREPANGQGGLDGTAASEANLAGSQGLETQLGGAEPVPHLEDGVPRPGERSQSPIRAASSEAPEPLSWGAGKAGGWPVGGGLGNHSGGWVPQFLTRSEEPEDSVHRSPCHASDCQLNGPTLSHMDSWDNRDNSSQLQPGSHSSSCSQCGKTYCQSGSLLNHNTHKTDRHYCLLCSKEFLNPVATKSHSHNHIDAQTFACPDCGKAFESHQELASHLQAHARGHSQVPAQMEEARDPKAGTGEDQVVLPGQGKAREAPSETPRDPGESVERARGGQAVTSMAAEDKERPFRCTQCGRSYRHAGSLLNHQKAHTTGLYPCSLCPKLLPNLLSLKNHSRTHTDPKRHCCSICGKAFRTAARLEGHGRVHAPREGPFTCPHCPRHFRRRISFVQHQQQHQEEWTVAGSGAPVAPVTGRGDLPLPPPPTPTTPLLDPSPQWPADLSFSL from the exons ATCGTCGGACCCACGAGACTGGCCTTTTCCCCTGTACCACCTGTGGCAAGGACTTCTCCAATCCCATGGCTCTCAAGAGCCATATGAGGACACATGCTCCTGAGGGCCGCCGCAGGCACAGGCCCCCACGCCCCAAGGAAGCCACTCCACGCCTCCAGGGTGAGACGGTGTCCACTGACTCCTGGGGCCAAAGGCTTGGCTCTAGTGAAGGCTGGGAAAACCAGACAAAACATACAGAAGAGACACCTGACTGTGAATCTGTACCTGACCCCAGGGCAGCTTCGGGTACGTGGGAAGATCTGCCCACCAGACAAAGAGAAGGCTTGGCAAGCCACCCAGGTCCTGAGGATGGTGCAGACGGCTGGGGACCCTCCACTAACTCTGCCAGAGCCCCTCCTCTCCCCATCCCAGCCAGCAGCCTTCTTAGCAACTTGGAACAGTATCTGGCTGAATCAGTAGTGAACTTCACAGGGGGCCAGGAGCCCACCCAGTCCCCTCCTGCTGAGGAGGAGCGGCGGTACAAATGTAGTCAGTGTGGCAAGACCTACAAGCACGCCGGGAGCCTCACCAACCACCGCCAGAGCCACACGCTGGGCATCTACCCCTGTGCCATCTGTTTCAAGGAGTTCTCTAACCTCATGGCTCTGAAGAACCACTCTCGACTGCATGCCCAGTATCGGCCTTACCACTGTCCCCACTGCCCCCGTGTCTTCCGGCTCCCCCGGGAGCTGCTGGAACACCAGCAGTCCCATGAGGGTGAAAGGCAGGAGCCACACTGGGAGGAGAAAGGGATGCCCACCACCAATGGGCACACAGATGAGAGCAGCCAGGACCAGCTCCCCAGTGCACAGATGCTGAATGGCTCTGCGGAGCTCAGCACCTCTGGGgagctggaggacagtggcctggAGGAATACCGGCCTTTCCGCTGTGGGGACTGTGGCCGTACTTACCGCCATGCTGGGAGCCTCATCAACCATCGAAAGAGCCACCAGACAGGTGTCTACCCCTGCTCACTCTGTTCTAAGCAGCTGTTCAATGCGGCTGCCCTCAAAAACCATGTGCGGGCTCATCACAGGCCCAGGCAAGGAGTTGGGGAAAATGGGCAGCCATCAGTCCCACCAGCTCCCCTGCTGCTGGCTGAGACCACCCACAAAGAGGAAGAGGACCCCACCACCACCCTGGACCATCGGCCCTATAAGTGCAGTGAGTGTGGTCGTGCTTACCGCCACCGGGGGAGCCTGGTGAACCATCGCCACAGCCATCGGACTGGAGAGTACCAGTGCTCACTCTGTCCCCGCAAGTACCCCAATCTCATGGCCCTGCGCAACCACGTGCGGGTACATTGCAAGGCTGCTCGCCGAAGTGCAGACATCGGGGCTGAGGGTGCCCCCAGCCACCTCAAGGTAGAACTCCCGCCTGACCcagtggaggcagaggcagccccGCACACAGATCAGGACCATGTGTGCAAACATGAAGAAGAGGCCACGGACATCACCCCAGCAGCAGACAAGACAGCAGCACATATCTGTAGCATCTGTGGGCTGCTCTTTGAAGACCCTGAGAGCCTTGAACGTCATGGCCTGACTCATGGGGCAGGGGAAAAGGAAAATAGCAGAACAGAGACCACAATGTCACCTCCTAGGGCCTTTGCCTGCCGAGACTGTGGAAAGAGCTATCGCCACTCAGGCAGCCTTATCAACCACAGGCAGACCCACCAGACAGGAGACTTCAGTTGTGGGGCCTGTGCCAAGCACTTCCACACCATGGCTGCCATGAAGAACCACTTGCGCCGGCACAGTCGGCGGCGGAGCAGGCGGCATCGGAAGCGGGCTGGCGGTGCCAGCGGTGGGAGAGAAGCCAAACTCCTGGCAGCGGAGAGCTGGACCCGGGAGCTAGAAGACAATGAAGGCCTGGAGTCTCCCCAAGACCCTTCAGGGGAAAGTCCTCATGGGGCTGAAGGCAACCTGGAAAGTGATGGGGACTGTTTGCAGGCTGAATCTGAAGGGGACAAATGTGGGCTTGAGAGGGATGAGACCCATTTCCAGGGTGATAAAGAGAGTGGAGGCACTGGGGAAGGACTGGAAAGGAAGGATGCCAGTTTACTTGACAACTTGGACATCCCAGGTGAGGAAGGTGGTGGCACTCACTTCTGCGATAGCCTCACTGGGGTGGATGAAGACCAGAAGCCAGCCACTGGCCAACCCAACTCCTCTTCCCACTCTGCCAATGCTGTCACTGGCTGGCAGGCTGGGGCCGCTCACACATGCTCTGACTGTGGGCATTCTTTCCCCCATGCCACTGGCCTGCTGAGCCACAGGCCCTGCCACCCACCAGGCATCTATCAGTGCTCCCTCTGCCCGAAGGAGTTTGACTCTCTGCCTGCCCTCCGCAGCCACTTCCAGAACCATAGGCCTGGGGAGGTGACCTCAGCACAGCCTTTCCTCTGCTGCCTCTGCGGCATGATCTTCCCTGGGCGGGCTGGCTACAGGCTTCACCGGCGCCAGGCCCACAGCTCCTCTGGCATGACTGAGGGctcagaggaggagggggaagaggaaggagtGGCAGAGGCAGCCCCTGCACGCAGTCCACCACTGCAGCTCTCGGAAGCAGAGCTGCTGAATCAGCTGCAGCGGGAGGTGGAAGCGCTGGACAGTGCAGGGTATGGTCACATCTGTGGCTGCTGTGGTCAGACCTACGATGACCTGGGGAGCCTGGAGCGTCACCACCAAAGTCAGAGTTCTGGGACTACTGCAGACAAGGCTCCCAGCCCCTTGGGAGTGGCAGGTGATGCCATGGAGATGGTCGTGGACAGTGTCTTGGAGGACATAGTGAATTCTGTCTCTGGAGAGGGTGGAGATGCCAAGTCTCAAGAGGGAGCAGGCACCCCCTTGGGAGACAGCCTCTGCATCCAGGGTGGGGAAAGTTTGCTAGAGGCTCAGCCCCGCCCCTTCCGCTGCAACCAGTGTGGCAAGACCTATCGCCATGGGGGCAGCCTGGTGAACCACCGCAAGATCCACCAGACTGGAGACTTTCTCTGCCCTGTCTGCTCCCGCTGCTACCCCAACCTGGCTGCCTACCGTAATCATCTGCGGAACCACCCTCGCTGCAAAGGCTCTGAGCCCCAGGTTGGGCCCATCCCAGAGGCAGCAGGTAGCAGTGAGCCGCAGGTTGGGCCCATCCCAGAAGGAGGCAGCAACAAGCCCCAGCACATGGCAGAGGAGGGGCCGGGGCAAGCAGAAGTCGAGAAGCTCCAGGAAGAACTTAAAGTGGAGCCCCTGGAGGAAGTGGCCAGGGTGAAAGAAGAGGTGTGGGAGGAGACCGCTGTGAAGGGGGAGGAGATAGAGCCCAGGCTGGAGACGGCCGAGAAGGGCTGCCAGACTGAAGCCAGCTCTGAGCGGCCCTTCAGCTGCGAGGTGTGTGGCCGATCCTACAAGCACGCCGGCAGCCTCATCAACCACCGGCAGAGCCACCAGACCGGCCACTTTGGCTGTCAGGCTTGCTCCAAGGGCTTCTCAAACCTCATGTCCCTCAAGAACCACCGGCGCATCCATGCAGATCCCCGACGTTTCCGCTGCAGCGAGTGTGGGAAGGCCTTCCGCCTGCGGAAACAGCTGGCCAGCCACCAGCGGGTCCACATGGAAcggcgtgggggtgggggcacCCGAAAGGCGACTCGGGAAGATAGGCCCTTCCGCTGTGGGCAGTGCGGGCGGACCTATCGCCACGCCGGCAGCCTCCTGAACCACCGGCGCAGCCACGAGACGGGCCAGTACAGCTGCCCCACCTGCCCCAAGACCTACTCCAACCGCATGGCCCTGAAGGACCACCAGAGGCTGCACTCAGAGAATCGGCGGCGACGGGCTGGACGGTCCAGGCGCACAGCTGTGCGTTGCGCCCTCTGTGGCCGCAGCTTCCCTGGCCGGGGATCTTTGGAGCGGCACCTGCGGGAGCATGAGGAGACAGAAAGGGAGCCAGCCAATGGCCAGGGAGGCCTGGATGGCACAGCGGCCAGTGAGGCGAACCTGGCTGGCAGCCAGGGACTAGAGACCCAATTGGGTGGTGCTGAGCCAGTACCCCACTTGGAGGATGGAGTCCCAAGGCCAGGGGAGCGCAGTCAGAGCCCCATCAGGGCAGCAAGCTCAGAAGCCCCAGAGCCACTGTCCTGGGGTGCAGGGAAGGCAGGTGGGTGGCCGGTAGGTGGGGGACTGGGGAATCATAGTGGAGGCTGGGTTCCTCAGTTCCTAACTAGGTCAGAGGAGCCAGAGGACAGTGTCCACAGGAGTCCTTGCCACGCTAGTGACTGCCAGCTCAATGGACCTACTCTGAGTCACATggatagctgggacaacagagaCAACAGCTCTCAGCTGCAGCCAGGGAGCCACTCCTCCTCTTGCAGCCAGTGTGGCAAGACTTACTGCCAGTCGGGCAGCCTCTTGAACCACAACACCCACAAGACAGACCGACACTATTGCCTGCTCTGCTCCAAGGAGTTCTTAAATCCTGTGGCCACAAAGAGCCACAGCCACAACCACATAGACGCCCAGACCTTTGCCTGTCCTGACTGTGGCAAAGCCTTTGAGTCCCACCAGGAACTGGCCAGCCACCTGCAGGCTCATGCCCGGGGCCACAGCCAGGTGCCAGCCCAGATGGAGGAGGCCAGAGATCCCAAAGCCGGGACTGGGGAGGACCAGGTGGTTCTCCCTGGTCAAGGGAAAGCCCGGGAGGCCCCATCAGAAACCCCCAGAGACCCAGGAGAGAGTGTGGAGAGAGCCAGGGGAGGACAAGCGGTGACGTCCATGGCGGCTGAGGACAAGGAGCGGCCCTTCCGCTGCACCCAGTGCGGGCGCTCCTACCGCCATGCTGGCAGCCTGCTGAACCACCAGAAGGCCCACACCACAGGGTTGTACCCGTGCTCCCTCTGTCCCAAACTTCTCCCTAACCTGCTGTCTCTTAAGAACCACAGCAGGACCCACACGGACCCCAAGCGCCACTGCTGCAGCATCTGTGGCAAGGCCTTTCGGACAGCTGCCCGGCTGGAGGGCCACGGGCGGGTCCATGCACCCCGGGAGGGGCCTTTCACCTGCCCCCATTGTCCCCGCCACTTCCGCCGCCGAATCAGCTTCGTGCAGCACCAGCAGCAGCACCAGGAGGAGTGGACGGTGGCCGGCTCCG gAGCCCCAGTGGCACCAGTGACGGGCAGAGGGGACTTGCCAttgccccctccacccacccccacgACCCCACTCCTGGATCCTTCACCCCAGTGGCCTGCAGACCTCAGCTTCTCCCTCTGA